The Apteryx mantelli isolate bAptMan1 unplaced genomic scaffold, bAptMan1.hap1 HAP1_SCAFFOLD_122, whole genome shotgun sequence genome has a segment encoding these proteins:
- the LOC136995523 gene encoding kallikrein-14-like, translating to MPFSLLCGQDLMGFPMDGTSMDQISMAQAPREEDHRGRHPRWWDLHGPGLPCPSPSCTGSPWIESCRMRSLWTRPPRDGILVDRISVAVILADQISTGMARDGHRAFGFTPIFVLVVGLLFTVPLPVRAGEEGNKGNGAQDEDESRIIGGRPCSINQRPFQVALTKRGQILCGGSLIASQWVLTAAHCKQPSRDIRVLIGTDTLRDGTGQVRTISQFIVHPAYNRRKNDNDFMLLRLNKPVQFSNNIKKIRLATRCPMDGMRCSVSGWGTTKSPGAKLPKNLQCAGIMAFGRQKCTRAYGSSTITPNMFCAGVPQGGVDSCQGDSGGPLVCGGVLQGVVSWGMAVCGREGQPGVYSNVCRAVPWINKYIGRQ from the exons ATGCCCTTCTCCTTGCTCTGCGGGCAGGATCTGATGGGATTCCCTATGGATGGGACCTCCATGGACCAGATCTCCATGGCCCAGGCTCCCCGAGAAGAGGATCACCGTGGTCGGCATCCCCGTTGGTGGGACCTGCATGGCCCAGGATTGCCGTGTCCTAGCCCTTCGTGCACGGGATCTCCGTGGATAGAATCCTGCCGGATGAGATCTTTGTGGACCAGACCTCCACGGGATGGGATCCTGGTAGACAGGATCTCAGTGGCTGTGATCTTGGCAGACCAGATCTCCACGG GAATGGCTCGTGACGGGCACAGGGCCTTCGGCTTCACCCCCATCTTCGTCCTCGTGGTGGGACTGCTCTTCACCGTCCCGCTGCCGGTGCGAGCCGGGGAGGAAGGCAACAAAGGCAACGGGG CGCAGGATGAAGACGAGTCCCGCATCATTGGCGGGAGGCCTTGCTCCATCAACCAGAGACCTTTCCAAGTCGCCCTCACCAAGAGGGGCCAAATCCTGTGCGGAGGAAGCTTGATAGCTTCCCAGTGGGTCCTGACAGCTGCCCACTGCAAGCAGCCAAGCAG GGACATCAGGGTGTTAATCGGGACAGACACGCTACGGGACGGCACGGGGCAAGTGAGGACCATTTCACAGTTCATCGTCCACCCGGCCTACAACCGCCGCAAGAACGACAACGACTTCATGCTCCTGAGGCTGAACAAGCCCGTTCAGTTCAGCAACAACATCAAGAAGATCAGATTAGCCACGAGATGTCCCATGGATGGGATGAGGTGCAGCGTCTCCGGCTGGGGCACGACCAAGTCCCCTGGAG CAAAGCTGCCCAAAAATTTGCAGTGTGCCGGCATCATGGCCTTCGGGAGGCAGAAGTGCACCAGGGCGTACGGGAGCTCCACCATCACCCCCAACATGTTTTGCGCCGGCGTCCCGCAGGGGGGCGTCGATTCCTGCCAG GGCGATTCCGGGGGCCCGTTGGTGTGCGGCGGGGTGCTGCAAGGCGTCGTCTCGTGGGGCATGGCCGTGTGCGGGCGCGAGGGGCAGCCCGGCGTCTACTCCAACGTGTGCCGGGCCGTGCCCTGGATCAACAAGTACATCGGGAGGCAGTGA